From Alcaligenes faecalis, the proteins below share one genomic window:
- the lpxC gene encoding UDP-3-O-acyl-N-acetylglucosamine deacetylase, which produces MLRQRTIKNVISTKGVGLHSGRRVELTLRPAAPDTGIVFHRIDLPEIVDLPAQADKVGGTRMASVLIKDNVRVSTVEHLMSAIAGLGIDNLHVDLTAEEVPIMDGSAGTFVYLLRSAGLQEQEAAKKFLRVLKPIEVSEGEGQDIKWARLEPYEGFALQFSIDFHHPAIDATANFAEVDFAHDSYVKTISRARTFGFASEVEALRAAGLARGGSLDNAIVMDEYRVLNSDGLRYEDEFVKHKILDAIGDLYLIGHPLIARYVACKSGHGLNNQLARALLAAQDSWELVTFESAASAPHAFSSEWKFA; this is translated from the coding sequence TCGGCTTGCACTCTGGTCGTCGTGTCGAACTGACACTGCGCCCTGCTGCGCCTGACACGGGTATTGTGTTTCACCGTATCGATCTGCCCGAAATCGTGGATTTGCCCGCGCAGGCAGACAAGGTCGGTGGTACGCGTATGGCTTCTGTGCTGATCAAGGATAATGTCCGGGTGTCGACCGTAGAGCATTTGATGTCGGCCATCGCTGGCCTGGGCATTGATAATCTGCACGTGGACCTGACAGCCGAAGAAGTACCCATCATGGATGGCAGTGCCGGTACGTTTGTGTACTTGTTGCGCTCGGCAGGCCTGCAAGAGCAGGAAGCTGCCAAGAAGTTTTTGCGTGTCCTCAAGCCCATCGAAGTTTCTGAAGGCGAGGGGCAGGACATTAAATGGGCCCGTCTGGAGCCCTATGAAGGCTTTGCCCTTCAGTTTTCCATCGATTTTCACCACCCGGCCATTGATGCAACGGCCAATTTTGCCGAGGTGGATTTTGCGCACGACTCGTACGTGAAGACCATTTCGCGTGCGCGCACCTTCGGGTTCGCCAGCGAAGTGGAAGCCTTGCGTGCGGCTGGTCTGGCCCGTGGCGGCAGTTTGGACAATGCCATCGTCATGGACGAGTACCGCGTTCTGAACAGCGACGGTCTGCGTTACGAGGACGAGTTCGTCAAGCACAAGATTCTTGATGCCATTGGCGACTTGTACCTGATTGGCCACCCCCTGATTGCTCGCTATGTGGCGTGCAAATCCGGCCATGGTTTGAACAACCAGTTGGCGCGCGCCTTGCTCGCCGCCCAGGATAGCTGGGAACTGGTGACTTTCGAGTCTGCTGCCAGTGCACCCCATGCATTTTCCAGCGAGTGGAAATTCGCTTGA
- a CDS encoding DciA family protein, whose translation MSWKPPFSSSAPKRSSGQSHALGWLASDQQGSQVLEMARQLMAAQTHVSKALPPALGKACKVARIDRQQLTLAVPSAAHAAKLRQLLPTVTRQMNAAGWNISEALVHVQAHLFASVTEKPARQVQVLDERALESFEKLHDSLPQGPLAQAIERLLRHHRG comes from the coding sequence ATGTCCTGGAAGCCTCCTTTTTCCTCATCCGCGCCAAAACGCAGTAGCGGGCAAAGCCACGCTTTGGGTTGGCTGGCCAGCGACCAGCAAGGTTCCCAGGTACTGGAAATGGCCCGGCAGCTGATGGCGGCTCAGACCCATGTAAGCAAAGCCTTGCCACCTGCTTTGGGCAAGGCTTGTAAAGTAGCCCGTATAGACAGACAGCAATTGACGCTGGCAGTTCCCAGCGCGGCGCATGCGGCCAAGCTGCGCCAGCTTTTGCCCACTGTCACACGGCAGATGAATGCCGCTGGCTGGAACATTAGCGAGGCGCTGGTGCACGTGCAAGCCCATTTGTTTGCAAGCGTGACAGAAAAGCCCGCACGCCAGGTACAAGTCCTGGACGAACGGGCCTTGGAATCGTTCGAAAAGCTGCATGACTCATTGCCGCAAGGTCCCTTGGCGCAAGCCATCGAACGCTTGTTGCGTCATCATCGCGGCTAA
- a CDS encoding M23 family metallopeptidase translates to MDQHKDYTSLDAKAKGVRRTVIALVALVSLGVSAAAGALVQSHWGERSGVSLDADMAQSQAAAMQDNVTRLAEKVGGLQAKLIEMDGVSKRVAKAAGIEYTDPELAGAMPVQDLAVMDSMDGADLVWNADRLGEQLDNLAKQMSEQQDWFQMLDTVLTERTGNEARLPNYRPVDYDEVASSFGWRRHPISGRHALHEGLDFPAPKGTPIYAASGGVVSEARYMTGYGKLVEINHGNGMSTRYAHASSIVVKLGDVVEKGQLIARVGSTGQSTGSHLHFEVRMAGHALDPKLFLPAREYVEQQVAQLDSDK, encoded by the coding sequence GTGGATCAACATAAAGACTATACGTCCTTAGATGCCAAAGCCAAAGGGGTCCGCCGTACGGTGATCGCCCTGGTGGCCTTGGTGTCGCTGGGCGTTTCCGCAGCGGCGGGAGCTCTGGTGCAGTCGCACTGGGGTGAACGCAGCGGTGTGTCGCTGGATGCGGATATGGCCCAAAGCCAGGCCGCCGCCATGCAGGACAACGTTACCCGCCTGGCTGAGAAAGTCGGCGGTTTGCAGGCCAAGCTGATCGAGATGGATGGTGTCAGCAAGCGCGTGGCCAAGGCTGCCGGGATCGAGTATACCGATCCGGAGCTGGCCGGTGCCATGCCTGTGCAGGATCTGGCCGTCATGGACAGCATGGATGGCGCTGACCTGGTCTGGAACGCCGACCGTTTGGGCGAGCAGCTGGATAATCTGGCCAAACAGATGTCCGAGCAGCAGGACTGGTTCCAGATGCTGGATACGGTGCTGACCGAGCGCACCGGCAACGAAGCCCGCTTGCCCAATTACCGTCCGGTGGATTATGACGAGGTAGCTTCCTCCTTTGGCTGGCGTCGTCACCCGATTTCGGGTCGCCACGCCCTGCACGAGGGGCTGGATTTCCCGGCTCCCAAGGGCACGCCTATTTATGCGGCCTCTGGCGGGGTCGTGTCCGAAGCCCGCTATATGACAGGCTACGGCAAGCTGGTGGAAATCAATCACGGCAATGGCATGAGCACGCGATACGCCCATGCGTCATCAATCGTTGTTAAATTAGGCGACGTAGTAGAAAAAGGGCAGTTGATCGCCCGCGTTGGATCTACTGGCCAGTCCACAGGCTCACACCTGCACTTTGAAGTGCGCATGGCCGGACATGCCCTGGATCCCAAGCTTTTTCTGCCGGCGCGTGAGTACGTAGAGCAGCAAGTCGCGCAATTGGATTCGGACAAGTAG
- the secA gene encoding preprotein translocase subunit SecA: MVSLLKKLIGSRNDRLLKQYRKQVAQINALEPTIQGLSDEALAAKTQELRQRVQDGASLNSLLPEAFAVVREAGIRVFGMRHFDVQMLGAIALHNGKISEMRTGEGKTLTATLAVYLNALSGKGVHVVTVNDYLARRDANWMGRLYNFLGLSVGVVVPQQDNAEKIAAYQADITYGTNNEFGFDYLRDNMEYRAEDRRQRGLSYAIVDEVDSILIDEARTPLIISGQAEDNTELYVRMNVVPPMLTRMTQEPRPHEPEPEGDFWVDEKGQQVHISEAGHERAEQILTEIGLLPEGESLYEPRHISLMHHLMVALRAHNLFFRDQQYVVQDGEVVIVDEFTGRLMAGRRWSDGLHQAVEAKEGVRIQNENQTLASITFQNYFRMYDKLAGMTGTADTEAYEFQEIYSLETVIIPPNRPLARKDQNDQVFKTDDEKFNAILKDIQDCHERGQPVLVGTTSIENSELISTRLNAAGVKHEVLNAKQHAREADIVAEAGMPGHVTIATNMAGRGTDIVLGGSIERPIAQVREDESLSAEQKEAKIQAIRAAWEPLNQQVKQAGGLRIIGTERHESRRIDNQLRGRAGRQGDPGSSRFYLSLEDSLMRIFAGDRVRAIMERLRLPEGEPIEARMVTRSIESAQRKVEARNFDIRKQLLQYDDVANDQRKVIYAQRNEVLESADITDTISSLREAAVSRLFREYVPQDTMEEQWDIPGLTTALQSTFQIELPLAEMLEKESNLTDDDLHDRVIDESQRLLQAKIDMVGQPNWGNFERSVLLQSIDTQWRGHLQALDHLRQGIHLRGYAQKDPKQEYKREAFELFSDMLDRVRDEVVKVLMTVRIQTPEQVEEAAVEAPANSNVRFHHSDYDAALSGEDPGLDEAAKGEVPRVGRNDPCPCGSGKKYKQCHGRLN, translated from the coding sequence ATGGTTTCATTGCTGAAAAAGCTTATTGGCAGTCGTAACGACCGACTGCTCAAACAGTACCGTAAGCAGGTCGCCCAGATTAATGCTCTAGAGCCTACTATTCAGGGCCTGAGCGATGAGGCCTTGGCAGCCAAGACGCAGGAGCTGCGCCAACGTGTTCAGGATGGCGCCTCGCTTAACTCGCTCTTGCCCGAGGCGTTTGCCGTCGTGCGCGAAGCGGGTATCCGTGTGTTTGGCATGCGCCACTTTGACGTGCAGATGCTCGGTGCCATTGCTTTGCACAATGGCAAGATTTCCGAAATGCGTACGGGTGAGGGCAAGACCCTGACCGCGACCCTGGCCGTGTACCTGAATGCACTGTCCGGCAAGGGCGTGCACGTGGTGACTGTCAACGATTACCTGGCACGACGCGATGCGAACTGGATGGGCCGTCTGTACAACTTCCTGGGTCTGAGCGTGGGCGTCGTAGTTCCCCAGCAAGACAATGCCGAGAAGATTGCTGCCTACCAGGCCGACATTACCTACGGGACCAATAACGAATTTGGTTTTGACTACCTGCGCGACAATATGGAATACCGCGCCGAGGATCGCCGCCAGCGCGGTTTGTCCTACGCGATTGTCGACGAAGTTGACTCCATCCTGATTGACGAAGCCCGTACACCGCTGATCATCTCCGGCCAGGCCGAAGACAATACCGAGCTGTACGTGCGCATGAACGTGGTCCCGCCCATGCTGACACGCATGACGCAAGAGCCTCGTCCCCACGAGCCCGAGCCCGAAGGCGACTTCTGGGTCGATGAAAAGGGCCAGCAGGTTCATATTTCCGAAGCCGGTCACGAACGTGCCGAGCAGATCCTGACCGAAATCGGTCTGCTGCCCGAAGGCGAGTCGCTGTACGAGCCACGTCACATTTCCCTGATGCATCACCTGATGGTCGCTCTGCGCGCCCACAACCTGTTCTTCCGCGATCAGCAATACGTGGTTCAGGACGGTGAAGTGGTGATCGTGGACGAGTTCACGGGCCGTTTGATGGCCGGTCGCCGCTGGTCCGATGGCCTGCACCAGGCCGTGGAAGCCAAGGAAGGCGTTCGCATCCAGAACGAAAACCAGACCCTGGCGTCGATTACCTTCCAGAACTACTTCCGTATGTATGACAAGCTGGCTGGCATGACCGGTACAGCAGATACGGAAGCCTACGAGTTCCAGGAAATCTACAGCCTTGAAACCGTCATCATTCCACCGAATCGTCCGCTGGCCCGCAAGGACCAGAACGACCAGGTCTTTAAAACCGATGACGAGAAGTTCAACGCCATTCTGAAAGACATCCAGGACTGCCACGAACGTGGTCAGCCTGTTCTGGTGGGCACCACCAGCATTGAAAACTCCGAGCTGATCTCCACACGCCTGAACGCCGCGGGTGTCAAGCACGAGGTGCTGAACGCCAAGCAACACGCCCGTGAAGCCGATATCGTGGCTGAAGCTGGTATGCCGGGTCATGTGACCATCGCTACCAATATGGCCGGTCGTGGTACCGATATTGTGTTGGGTGGCAGCATCGAGCGTCCGATTGCTCAGGTTCGTGAAGACGAGTCCCTGAGCGCCGAACAGAAAGAAGCCAAGATCCAGGCTATCCGCGCCGCGTGGGAGCCTTTGAACCAGCAGGTCAAACAGGCTGGTGGTTTGCGCATTATTGGTACCGAGCGTCACGAGTCCCGCCGTATCGACAACCAGTTGCGTGGTCGTGCCGGTCGTCAGGGTGACCCAGGTTCCTCGCGCTTCTACCTGTCGCTGGAAGATTCGCTGATGCGCATCTTCGCCGGTGACCGGGTGCGCGCCATCATGGAGCGTCTGCGTTTGCCAGAGGGCGAGCCTATCGAAGCCCGTATGGTGACTCGTTCCATCGAGTCGGCCCAGCGCAAGGTCGAGGCCCGCAACTTCGATATTCGTAAACAGCTGCTGCAGTATGACGACGTGGCCAACGATCAGCGCAAGGTGATCTACGCCCAGCGTAACGAAGTGCTGGAGTCCGCTGATATTACCGACACCATCAGCAGCCTGCGTGAAGCGGCTGTCAGCCGTCTGTTCCGTGAATACGTGCCGCAAGACACGATGGAAGAGCAATGGGATATCCCTGGCCTGACTACTGCTTTGCAAAGCACCTTCCAGATTGAGCTGCCTTTGGCTGAAATGCTGGAGAAAGAATCCAATCTGACTGACGATGATTTGCACGATCGCGTTATCGATGAGTCCCAGCGTCTGCTGCAAGCCAAGATTGATATGGTAGGCCAGCCTAACTGGGGCAACTTCGAGCGTTCGGTGCTCTTGCAGTCCATTGATACGCAATGGCGTGGCCATTTGCAGGCTCTGGATCACCTGCGTCAGGGTATTCATCTGCGTGGTTACGCCCAGAAAGACCCCAAACAGGAATACAAGCGCGAAGCTTTCGAGCTGTTCTCCGACATGCTGGACCGTGTGCGTGATGAAGTGGTCAAAGTGCTGATGACCGTGCGCATCCAGACACCGGAGCAGGTTGAGGAAGCGGCTGTTGAAGCACCCGCCAACTCCAATGTTCGTTTCCATCATTCGGATTACGACGCTGCCCTGAGCGGTGAAGATCCCGGTCTGGATGAAGCAGCCAAGGGTGAAGTGCCACGCGTGGGCCGTAACGATCCTTGCCCATGCGGCAGCGGCAAGAAATACAAGCAGTGCCACGGACGCTTGAACTGA
- a CDS encoding NAD(P)-binding domain-containing protein, producing MTTSPLLHRVALIGAGEVARFYGAALKSAGVQVPFILVRRESAPASELAQQLGAQLCSQADARWQDLDGVLSAVTGTQAEVVAKAVMPHLSSGTLYMDLCTAEPQDMESMDALAQQHGIELADLAIMGSVPSTGAQTALLAAGQGAGRAAAFWQAQGAPVRILPGKAGDAMRLKLLRSLMTKGLEALGIENLMLAERMGLRAELYEVLEDLNQRGLQDFMESCLRSHLVHGVRRRDEVLQVRRQLELAGIAPRVTNGVLDFFEHTAQTESLQRAQAVGTQESLEVFLEEARLSSSRS from the coding sequence ATGACAACATCTCCCTTATTGCATCGAGTTGCCCTGATCGGGGCGGGCGAAGTCGCGCGTTTTTATGGTGCCGCCTTGAAGTCGGCGGGTGTGCAGGTGCCATTTATCCTGGTGCGCCGGGAAAGTGCCCCAGCCAGTGAGCTGGCTCAGCAATTGGGGGCGCAGCTGTGTTCGCAGGCGGATGCGCGCTGGCAGGATCTGGACGGGGTGTTGTCGGCTGTCACGGGGACACAGGCAGAGGTAGTGGCCAAGGCCGTCATGCCGCATTTGTCCTCCGGAACACTGTACATGGACTTGTGTACGGCTGAGCCTCAGGACATGGAAAGCATGGACGCCCTGGCGCAACAGCATGGAATCGAGCTGGCTGATCTGGCGATTATGGGCTCTGTGCCCTCTACGGGCGCGCAGACGGCTTTATTGGCTGCAGGACAAGGGGCAGGCAGGGCAGCGGCCTTCTGGCAGGCTCAGGGCGCTCCTGTGCGGATTCTGCCAGGGAAGGCCGGGGATGCGATGCGCTTGAAGCTGCTACGCAGCCTGATGACCAAGGGGCTGGAGGCATTGGGGATTGAAAACCTGATGCTGGCTGAACGCATGGGTTTACGGGCCGAGCTGTATGAAGTACTGGAGGATTTGAATCAGCGGGGTTTGCAGGACTTCATGGAGTCCTGCTTGCGCAGCCATCTGGTGCATGGTGTGCGCCGCCGTGACGAGGTTTTGCAAGTACGTCGTCAGCTGGAGCTGGCAGGCATCGCACCAAGAGTGACCAATGGCGTGCTGGATTTCTTTGAGCACACAGCGCAGACCGAGTCTCTGCAAAGAGCTCAGGCTGTGGGGACGCAGGAGAGTCTGGAGGTGTTTCTGGAAGAGGCCCGGCTGTCGTCCTCCCGGTCTTAG